From the Candidatus Auribacterota bacterium genome, the window CTTCGCCGTCTGGCCGACGAGACGTTCACCGGTCTTTGTCATCGCGACCACGGAGGGTGTCACGCGATTGCCCTCGGCATTTGGGATCACCACCGGCTCCCCACCCTGCATGACCGCCACGCATGAATTTGTGGTGCCAAGATCTATTCCAATGACTTTTCCCATCTTATTCCTCCTTAGACATCAAAATCCAGTAAATAGACCAAAACTGAGCTATTATAGGAGCAAGAACTATGCCATCTTGATTGATAGTTTGAATATTGATTGTAACTTATTGTCAGTGAATATATTAAGTTTTGAGTGGTTACTACAAATTAACGCATAATAACGATAGGATGGGACATTATTACTCATGATCCGCCTTTTTACAGCTATACATGAGACATAATGACCCTTGTGGATACATCTGACCACGTGGATATCAATCAGTAGGGTAACTGCTCAGGAGCCAGAATTCAGGGTTAATGCAGTTACTCGAAGAGGTCAGTAAGCTACTGGAAGCTTATTCGCGATCCATTCTTGATTCCGGCTCCCGACTTCTGACTACCTGAGTAGTTACTCAGTAGGAAGGACGCCACTTTCTGAAACCTCGGCATCGGGGTTCACGGGGCGACCGATCGCCCCGGCTATCCCCTTTCCGGGCGCTCCTTTGTAGCGGATGATTACCTCCGGTGTCGGGTCAGGGAACTGAGGGAGCGGTTCTGTCCGTCCGTAGGCGGGGATATCCTGCGCGGGGGGCGAGTGCGGACTGAACAACTGAGGGGGGACCTTCTTCTTTATTTTCTTCTTATTGTCCGTAGAGGTCATAATGGTGACTTTAAGCTTGTCCCCACCGCTGGCCCGAATCCGCCCCGATAAACTCCCGTCGGTGTTCACCTTCCCTGAGATTTTCTCCTTGTTCCCGGTGTTCTCAATATTGAATGTCCCGATCACATTAGGGCTGACAATCACCGAACCGGGGGGGCCTGATATCGTTGAATAACCCTGCCCATCAGGCGGCGAGGGGTTGATCTGATCTTCAAACACCGCGAGGTCTTTCGCGTGGAGGCGGGAGGCGTGCCCTATCATCAGGCACAGAACGGCCACGCCGGATAAACACAGATTCAGCCGCGGCACTGATCGGTTCATAAACATGGCACCCCTCATCGCCCGCTACAAAATCTTCCCCGTTGTCGTGGAGAGCCCGTATCTCTTGATTTTCCTGTGCAGGGTACGCCTGCTGACACCGAGGAGCTTTGCCGCCTCGACCTTGCTGCCGTTCGTCTTCGCCAATGCTTCTTCGATCATCCGCCGCTCTACCGCCTTGAGCGTGCGATCACTCCTCACCTCCCGTGGGATTCCTCCGGCACGCTCTCCGGCGGTGCGTGCTAGTGGAGGCGCCTCGGAGATCCTCGAAACGCTCTCGCGGACCTTGCTCGGCAATTCCGACAGCGCGATCATGTCCCCCCGCGCGAGCACGACCAGCCCCTCGACACAGTTACGCAGCTCTCTCACATTCCCGGGCCAATCATACGCGAGCACCGCGGAAAAGGCCTCCGGCGTCAGCCCCGCCACACGTTTGCTATTTGCCGCGTTGAATTCAGCCAGGAAAGCGGTGATGAGGGGTGGGATATCTTCCTTCCTGTCCCTCAGCGGGGGGACTTTTAACCGTATGACGTTCAGCCGATAGTAGAGGTCATCGCGAAACCCCCCTCGCGCGATCAGCGCTTCAAGGTTTGCGTTTGTGGCGGTGATGAGGCGCACGTCAACATGAATCGTCTCCGCCCCCCCCACCCTTTCGAACTCCTGCTCCTGTAAAACCCGGAGCAGCTTCACCTGGGTCGCCGGGGCCATCTCGCTGACCTCGTCAAGGAAGAGTGTCCCCTTATCCGCCATTTCAAATCTTCCTTTGTGCCGCTTGAGCGCGCCGGTAAACGCTCCGCGCTCGTGGCCGAAAAGCTCGCTCTCCAGAACCCCCTCGGCGAGCACGGCGCAGTGGACTGCAATAAACGGCCGTGCGCTGCGGTCGCTCAGGTCGTGGATGGCGCGCGCGAACAACTCCTTCCCCGTGCCGCTCTCCCCCTCGATGAGGATGGCTGCCTTCGTCGGAGCAACCTGCTGCACCCTCGCCTTGATCTCCTTGATTCCCCTGCTTACGCCGATGATGGCATCGATCCCTCCGCGGAGCGCCCCCCCTTCCCGCTCCATACGCCGGGAGTCTATCGCCCGCTGGACCACCATCTCAAGCTCGTCGAGGTTGATCGGTTTTGAAAGATAGTCATACGCACCCTCCTTCATCGCCTCCACCGCCGTCTGCACGGTGCCGTATGCGGTGAGAAGGATGACTGTCAGTTCCGGACGAGCGCGGCGCAGGCGGCGCGTCATATCAAGGCCGTCAATCCCCGGCATCCTGAGATCGGTCAGGACCAGGGTTACCGGCGTGCGTTCCAGGATATCGAGCGCCTTGGCAGCGCTCGCGGCGAGGAGTATCCTACGATTGGGGGATTGCAATGCCCTCTCGAGGCCCTCCCGCGCGTTCTTTTCGTCATCAACAATAAGAATAACAGGTTTCATAGTTACATTTTTAACCGGATGTATTTACCCTCCTACGCAGAAAGCCACGGGCTTGCCCGTGGATGAATGCGGGGAGGGTAACCCTACGAAGCTCTTGAAAAGAGCACAGTAGGGTACGCTTCGGAGGGTTGCGCTTAGCTTAGCATGATTCATGCCGTTTGAACAACCCTCCGGAGCATGTGGAGGTGCCACGGGCTTGCCCGTGGGGCTCCACAAATACAAAAACTAAATCTCTTGATCTCTTGTAACTACTCAGGTAGTCAGAAGCCAGGAGCCAGAATCCAGAATGGATCGCGAATAAGCTTCCAGTAGCTTGCTGACCTCTTGGAGTAACTGCATTAACCCTGAATTCTGGCTCCTGAGCAGTAATGTCGCCGCTGGCGTCCTCATTCTAACTCCTGGCTCCTGACTCCTGAATTCTGGCTCCTGAGCAGTTACGATCTCTTTTACTCTTTGTTGAAACTACATTAACAAAGAGAAAAAGCTTCTGTGCACCTGCCTGCCGGCAGGCAGGTGCAGTGCCTTCAGTAGTTTAATTTTTTGCCTGTTTCCTCCCGGGGAGGAGCTTGCCGTATTTCGAGGGGACGGGTAATTTCACGGTCATGGTGGTGCCGCTCCCACGGCCGCTCGACACGAGCACCTCGCCGCCGTGTTCGCCCACAATCCGCTGTACAATCATCAGCCCGAGCCCGGCTCCGCCCTCCCTGGTGGTGAAGTACGGCTCGAAGATCCTCTCCCGATGCTCGTCCGTGATGCCCTTGCCGCTGTCGCTGACGCTCACCGTAACATGGCCGCGCCCGCATTCGACAGTCACCCTGATCAAGCCGCCGCTCGGCATCGCCTGGATGGCGTTCTGTATCAGGTTGATGAACACCTGCCGCATCTGGTCAGCGTTTAGCATCACCGGCGGTACAAAGTCTGCGTACTGCTTCTCAACCTCTATGCCGTGGCGCCTTATCTCGGGCCCCATGAAGGCCAGCGTCTTGTCCAATATGGGGATTATCTCGCCCTCCTCGAGCGCGGGGGTGTCGGGTCTGGTCGCCTTCAGAAACTGGCCGACGATGTGTTCGAGCCGTTTTATCTCCTCCTGGGCAACCGCAAGCAGATCGAGAAGTCCCCGTTCATTCCCCTTCTTTCCCCTCTTCATCCGTTTCACGTGGCGCTCGATGAGCTGGAGGTGGATGTCCAAGCTGTTGAGCGGATTGCCCACCTCGTGGGCGATCCCGGCGGCCATGACGCTGAATGTCTGTATCTGCTTCATCTGGGCGTACCGAAGCTGCCTCAGCATCTCCGCGGTGGTGTTGCGAAACGTGAACACTGCTCCCGTGAATTCGCCCGTGCCATCCTCGAGGGGAACCATTGACACCGTAAGACGATCCTGTGCGGGTGGCTCGAGCGTGATTTCCTTCCCGAGAATGCCGGCGCGGTTATGCACTGCCTCCTCGATGAGGCCTCGTAGGCGGGAATCCCGCACGGTCTCCCGCAGCTCATTCCCGATGAGATTCGTTCGGGCCTGCGCGAGGATCGACTCCGCTGCTCTGTTGGTGAAACATATCCTGCCGTCGCGATCGACCACGACGATCCCCTCGTAGAGCAGGTTTAAAACCTTATCCAAGAAATCCCGCTCCTGCGCGAGCGCCTTCAGAATGCCCTCAACGCGCTCCCGGTCAACTCGATCGAGCCTCGGTAGTACCCTATCTAGAAAAGGCATATGCCCCTCTCATGCATTCGCGAGGAAGCGTTTGATAATCTCTGCAAAAATGAGCACAATCAGAGGCGAAATATCAATCCGTCCCGCGATCGGCGGGATGGACCGCCTCAGCGGACTGAGCACCGGGTCGGTGATCGCATTAATGACGCGCGCGAGCTGACCCCGCGGATACGGCTGCGTCCAGGAGTAGATCGCCCGTATAACAATTGCCAGCATATACAGGTTGATCACGAGAGTGAAAAAATTAATCATTGGGCATCGTCACTGACACGACATCAGCGTGCTTCCGCCTTCCGCTGTTGCTCCAGCCACCGTTTCGCCTCCGCGGCCCGCTCGCTGGACGCATCATAGAGTAGGTACATCGTGTAGTAGTGCGCTGCGGCGCGATAGTCTTTTGCATGTTCACGGCTGAGCACCGCAAGGGCGTAGTATGCGTCGGCGTAATCGCAGTTCGCGCGTATCGTTTTCTTAAATTGCGCCTCCGCCTGATCGTACAGTTTCTTTCGGGCGCACACAAGCCCCATCTTGTAGTACGCCTTAGCAAGCCCGGGCTCAATGCCCGCGGCCTTTCTATAGGCCTCGAGCGCTCTGTCCAACTTCTCCTGCATGCTCAGGATATTCCCCTTCTCGTACCACCCGTCGTAGTTGCCAGGATCGGCCTTGAGCGCGAGCGTGTAGTGTGTATCCGCATCATCCAGTTTTCCCGCCACTGTATACGCCTTCGCCAGGTTCACGTGAAGCTCCGCGACTCCCGGATTCAGCTTCACCGCCTCGTTCAATTGCTGGATGCTCTCTTCAGTACGTCCCTCCAGCAGGAGCACGAGCCCGAGCCTGCCCTGCGCTTCGGGGTGATCACGGTTCACGTCTATCGCCGCTTTTAAATATTTTACTGCGCGGTCATAGTCGCCGCTCAGCGCATACGCGAGACCTGCCGCGGAGAGCGTTGAGTAGTCGTCCGGCTGTTTTTTCAGTGCCTTCTCAATGAGATCAAAGCCTTCGCGCTGCCCGCCGCTCTCAACGAGTACGAGGCCGAGCATCCGCATGGCCTCGGGCGAGGACGAGTCACTGACCAGCGCCTCACGATAGCAGGCGACCGCATCGGGAAGTCTCCCCGCGAGCAGCGAGAGGCCCGCGAGCGCCCTGAGCTTCTCCGACGGGAGCGTCTGAGTCTGAGCAGCCTTCCAGAGCTCCTTGAACATTCCCCGGTAGTCGCTCTTATTTCCCAGGAGGAATGCCAGCTGATAGCGTGGGGCCGCGCTGCCGGGATCGATCTCGATCGCCTGTCTGAATTCCTTTTCTGCCAGGGAATCGCGCCGGACGCGCATGTGCTGCACGCCCTGGCGATAATGCCCTTCAGCTGCCGGGCTCGGCTTCGAGGGAGCAGCGGGCGCCCTGGTGAGTGCACGCACGGCGCGTATCATCTCAGTGGCAGCTTCCCGTTTCTCGCCCGCATCGAGGAGCTGCAGGGCCCTCCTGTAGAGGGCGCTCCCCTCCCCCACCCCGGACATTTTCTGTGCGCGGGCGGGGCAGATGCCCAGGAAAACGGCGGCGACGGCAATGGCACATATCGCGCACTGCGCTCTATACGGTAGCATGGAGGTACTACTCAGTGTATGGGAGCAAACTACCCTTCAGATTTGACAATCGCCTCTACGGGGCACAGCTCAACACACGAACCGCAGTCGGTGCATTTCGCGGGATCGATTATGTACAACTGCTCACCCTGGCTGATCGCCTGCACAGGGCACTCTGCCTCACACGCGCCACAAGAAACGCAGACCTCGGTGATTTTGTGTGTCATGGATTCCTCCTCATATATGATAGCATTACTCGACATACGAGTAACTATGAACTGATGATGCTCATCGCGCAACAAGAACGCCCCTCCTGGCCCTCCGTCGCCCGCATTCATAAATGCCGGATTCCCCCGCAGGACCGGACATCCGCTCGTTCACATCTGCTCCGGAGCCGAAACCCCGAGGAGGCAAAGACCATTACGAACGATAATGCGGACGCCCTCCGCGAGCGCCAATCGGGCGGCGGTCAAATCAGGGTCATCGGAGATAACGGTGTGCCTGGTATAGCACTGATGGAACATCGCGGCCAGCTCTTCGAGGTAGTTGCAGAGCTGATGTGGCTCCAGCGCCTCCGCACTGTACTCCACCGCGCAGGGAAAATCGGAGAGCAGCGTGAGGAGATTGAGTTCTTCATCCTGGCGCAGCATACCGAGAGGGACATTCTCCCACGGCGGCAGTGTGAGGCCTGGTTTCTTCTCGGCAAGCCTCTTGAAGATGCTGCATATGCGCGCGTGCACGTATTGCACGTAGTAGACGGGATTATCATTGGAACGTTTCGTCGCGAGCTCGAGGTCGAAATTCAGGTGACTGTCAGTCCTCATGCGCACCAGGAAATATCTCGCGGCGTCAACACCGACTTCATCCATCACCTCCCTCAAGGTAACGAACTCCCCCATCCTCGTTGACATGGAGAGCTTCCGTTTTCCCCTGAAGAGCGTGGTGAGCTGCACGATGACAGGGGTGAAGCGCGGGCCGTCATAGCCGAGTGCGCTCACCGCGGCCTTCATGCGGGCGACGTATCCGTGGTGGTCGGGCCCCCACAGATCGATCAGTCGGTCAAACCCGCGCGCGAACTTATCCCGATGGTAGGCTATGTCCGGCGCAAAGTACGTTCGTTCCCCGTCGCTCTTGACGAGGACCCTGTCCTTGTCATCACCAAGGGCCGAGCTGCGGAACCACACGGCTCCTTCCCTGTCGTAAATGAATCCCCTCCCCCGCAGGAAGGCCAGACACTCCTCGACTTTTCCACTCGCGGAGAACTCCTTTTCGCTCGTCCAGTGATCGAACTGCGCGCGGAAATCATCCAGATCCTTTAT encodes:
- a CDS encoding YggT family protein — translated: MINFFTLVINLYMLAIVIRAIYSWTQPYPRGQLARVINAITDPVLSPLRRSIPPIAGRIDISPLIVLIFAEIIKRFLANA
- a CDS encoding tetratricopeptide repeat protein; translation: MLPYRAQCAICAIAVAAVFLGICPARAQKMSGVGEGSALYRRALQLLDAGEKREAATEMIRAVRALTRAPAAPSKPSPAAEGHYRQGVQHMRVRRDSLAEKEFRQAIEIDPGSAAPRYQLAFLLGNKSDYRGMFKELWKAAQTQTLPSEKLRALAGLSLLAGRLPDAVACYREALVSDSSSPEAMRMLGLVLVESGGQREGFDLIEKALKKQPDDYSTLSAAGLAYALSGDYDRAVKYLKAAIDVNRDHPEAQGRLGLVLLLEGRTEESIQQLNEAVKLNPGVAELHVNLAKAYTVAGKLDDADTHYTLALKADPGNYDGWYEKGNILSMQEKLDRALEAYRKAAGIEPGLAKAYYKMGLVCARKKLYDQAEAQFKKTIRANCDYADAYYALAVLSREHAKDYRAAAHYYTMYLLYDASSERAAEAKRWLEQQRKAEAR
- a CDS encoding ATP-binding protein: MPFLDRVLPRLDRVDRERVEGILKALAQERDFLDKVLNLLYEGIVVVDRDGRICFTNRAAESILAQARTNLIGNELRETVRDSRLRGLIEEAVHNRAGILGKEITLEPPAQDRLTVSMVPLEDGTGEFTGAVFTFRNTTAEMLRQLRYAQMKQIQTFSVMAAGIAHEVGNPLNSLDIHLQLIERHVKRMKRGKKGNERGLLDLLAVAQEEIKRLEHIVGQFLKATRPDTPALEEGEIIPILDKTLAFMGPEIRRHGIEVEKQYADFVPPVMLNADQMRQVFINLIQNAIQAMPSGGLIRVTVECGRGHVTVSVSDSGKGITDEHRERIFEPYFTTREGGAGLGLMIVQRIVGEHGGEVLVSSGRGSGTTMTVKLPVPSKYGKLLPGRKQAKN
- the argS gene encoding arginine--tRNA ligase — its product is MGTSLRTRVENALREACRDVAGGRLPPLILQKPRRTGHGDLSTNIALLLAKEKGAGPRDIAQQIADRLMERTDFHPEVCEKIEVAGAGFLNIFLSPSLLHEQLKVILQERDDYGGVRPERPHTVLIEYVSANPTGPLTVAHGRQAAVGDSLARILTRAGCSVAREYYLNDKGKQVRTLGFSALQRYRELFGQKVEIPDDGYRGEYVKEIAARIKARDGDRWLGAGEEEAITFFSDYSSGEIVRTIIKDLDDFRAQFDHWTSEKEFSASGKVEECLAFLRGRGFIYDREGAVWFRSSALGDDKDRVLVKSDGERTYFAPDIAYHRDKFARGFDRLIDLWGPDHHGYVARMKAAVSALGYDGPRFTPVIVQLTTLFRGKRKLSMSTRMGEFVTLREVMDEVGVDAARYFLVRMRTDSHLNFDLELATKRSNDNPVYYVQYVHARICSIFKRLAEKKPGLTLPPWENVPLGMLRQDEELNLLTLLSDFPCAVEYSAEALEPHQLCNYLEELAAMFHQCYTRHTVISDDPDLTAARLALAEGVRIIVRNGLCLLGVSAPEQM
- a CDS encoding sigma-54 dependent transcriptional regulator — protein: MKPVILIVDDEKNAREGLERALQSPNRRILLAASAAKALDILERTPVTLVLTDLRMPGIDGLDMTRRLRRARPELTVILLTAYGTVQTAVEAMKEGAYDYLSKPINLDELEMVVQRAIDSRRMEREGGALRGGIDAIIGVSRGIKEIKARVQQVAPTKAAILIEGESGTGKELFARAIHDLSDRSARPFIAVHCAVLAEGVLESELFGHERGAFTGALKRHKGRFEMADKGTLFLDEVSEMAPATQVKLLRVLQEQEFERVGGAETIHVDVRLITATNANLEALIARGGFRDDLYYRLNVIRLKVPPLRDRKEDIPPLITAFLAEFNAANSKRVAGLTPEAFSAVLAYDWPGNVRELRNCVEGLVVLARGDMIALSELPSKVRESVSRISEAPPLARTAGERAGGIPREVRSDRTLKAVERRMIEEALAKTNGSKVEAAKLLGVSRRTLHRKIKRYGLSTTTGKIL
- a CDS encoding 4Fe-4S binding protein gives rise to the protein MTHKITEVCVSCGACEAECPVQAISQGEQLYIIDPAKCTDCGSCVELCPVEAIVKSEG